The following are from one region of the Mixophyes fleayi isolate aMixFle1 chromosome 7, aMixFle1.hap1, whole genome shotgun sequence genome:
- the NR4A2 gene encoding nuclear receptor subfamily 4 group A member 2 isoform X2, with protein sequence MPCVQAQYGSSPQGASPASQSYSYHSSGEYSSDFLTPEFVKFSMDLTNTEITATTSLPSFSTFMDNYNSSYDVKPPCLYQMPISGQQSSIKVEDIQMHSYQQHSHLAPQPEEMMAHAGSVYYKPSSPPTSNTPGFPIQHSPMWDEPGALHSFHQNYVATTHMIDQRKGPVSRLSLFSFKQSPPGTPVSSCQMRFDPHHVSMNHETSGAHHLVDGQTFAVPNPIRKQAGMGFPGLQLGHASQLIDSQVPSPPSRGSPSNEGLCAVCGDNAACQHYGVRTCEGCKGFFKRTVQKNAKYVCLANKNCPVDKRRRNRCQYCRFQKCLAVGMVKEVVRTDSLKGRRGRLPSKPKSPQEPSPPSPPFQANPEFQINGDDTQHIQQFYDLLTGSMEIIRGWAEKIPGFSELHKQDQDLLFESAFLELFVLRLAYRSNPAEGKLIFCNGAVLHRLQCVRGFGEWIDSIVEFSSNLQSMNIDISAFSCIAALAMVTERHGLKEPKRVEELQNKIVNCLKDHVTFNNGGLNRPNYLSKLLGKLPELRTLCTQGLQRIFYLKLEDLVPPPAIIDKLFLDTLPF encoded by the exons ATGCCCTGTGTTCAGGCTCAATATGGGTCTTCGCCACAAGGAGCCAGCCCAGCTTCCCAGAGCTACAGTTACCACTCGTCAGGAGAATACAGCTCCGATTTCTTAACTCCAGAGTTTGTCAAGTTTAGCATGGACCTGACCAACACTGAAATCACTGCAACCACTTCTCTCCCCAGCTTCAGTACCTTTATGGACAACTACAATTCAAGCTACGACGTCAAGCCTCCTTGCTTGTACCAAATGCCCATCTCTGGCCAGCAGTCTTCAATAAAAGTTGAAGATATTCAGATGCACAGCTACCAACAGCACAGCCATCTAGCACCCCAGCCCGAGGAGATGATGGCTCATGCGGGCTCAGTCTACTACAAACCTTCATCACCCCCAACTTCCAACACCCCAGGTTTCCCCATCCAGCACAGTCCAATGTGGGATGAACCCGGCGCTTTGCACAGCTTCCACCAGAACTATGTAGCTACCACCCACATGATTGATCAGCGGAAAGGTCCAGTGTCCAGACTTTCCCTGTTCTCTTTCAAGCAGTCTCCACCTGGGACACCCGTGTCTAGTTGTCAAATGAGATTCGACCCTCACCATGTTTCCATGAACCACGAAACGTCGGGAGCCCACCATTTGGTGGACGGACAGACTTTTGCCGTCCCTAACCCTATCAGAAAACAAGCTGGCATGGGCTTCCCTGGACTTCAACTTGGCCATGCGTCCCAACTCATTGACAGCCAGGTCCCCTCACCCCCCTCCAGAGGCTCCCCATCCAACGAGGGGCTTTGTGCGGTCTGTGGAGACAATGCTGCTTGCCAACATTATGGAGTTCGTACTTGTGAAGGGTGCAAAGGTTTTTTCAAG CGCACAGTCCAGAAAAATGCgaaatatgtttgtttagcaaATAAAAACTGTCCAGTTGACAAACGACGTAGAAATAGGTGTCAGTACTGTCGCTTTCAGAAGTGCCTTGCAGTTGGAATGGTCAAAGAAG TCGTTCGCACAGACAGTTTGAAAGGTCGAAGGGGTCGCTTGCCATCCAAGCCCAAGAGCCCCCAGGAGCCGTCGCCCCCTAGCCCACCG TTTCAAGCCAACCCAGAATTCCAAATCAATGGCGATGACACTCAACATATACAACAGTTTTACGATCTACTGACTGGTTCTATGGAGATAATCAGAGGGTGGGCTGAGAAGATCCCAGGATTCTCCGAGTTGCACAAACAGGATCAGGATCTCCTCTTCGAATCAGCTTTCCTGGAACTATTCGTATTGCGGTTAGCATACAG ATCTAACCCAGCTGAGGGCAAACTCATCTTCTGCAATGGGGCCGTTTTGCACAGGTTACAGTGTGTACGTGGCTTTGGCGAATGGATTGACTCTATTGTTGAATTCTCGTCCAATTTGCAAAGTATGAACATTGACATTTCGGCGTTCTCCTGTATTGCTGCTTTAGCGATGGTCACAG aGAGACATGGATTAAAAGAACCAAAGCGAGTAGAAGAATTGCAGAACAAGATTGTAAACTGCTTAAAGGACCATGTTACATTTAATAATGGGGGATTAAATCGCCCAAACTACCTTTCCAAACTCCTAGGAAAGCTACCTGAACTTCGTACTCTTTGCACCCAGGGCCTCCAACGCATTTTCTATCTAAAGTTGGAAGACTTAGTACCACCGCCTGCCATCATTGACAAACTCTTTTTGGACACATTGcctttttaa
- the NR4A2 gene encoding nuclear receptor subfamily 4 group A member 2 isoform X1, whose product MPCVQAQYGSSPQGASPASQSYSYHSSGEYSSDFLTPEFVKFSMDLTNTEITATTSLPSFSTFMDNYNSSYDVKPPCLYQMPISGQQSSIKVEDIQMHSYQQHSHLAPQPEEMMAHAGSVYYKPSSPPTSNTPGFPIQHSPMWDEPGALHSFHQNYVATTHMIDQRKGPVSRLSLFSFKQSPPGTPVSSCQMRFDPHHVSMNHETSGAHHLVDGQTFAVPNPIRKQAGMGFPGLQLGHASQLIDSQVPSPPSRGSPSNEGLCAVCGDNAACQHYGVRTCEGCKGFFKRTVQKNAKYVCLANKNCPVDKRRRNRCQYCRFQKCLAVGMVKEVVRTDSLKGRRGRLPSKPKSPQEPSPPSPPVSLISALVRTHVDSNPAMSSLDYSRFQANPEFQINGDDTQHIQQFYDLLTGSMEIIRGWAEKIPGFSELHKQDQDLLFESAFLELFVLRLAYRSNPAEGKLIFCNGAVLHRLQCVRGFGEWIDSIVEFSSNLQSMNIDISAFSCIAALAMVTERHGLKEPKRVEELQNKIVNCLKDHVTFNNGGLNRPNYLSKLLGKLPELRTLCTQGLQRIFYLKLEDLVPPPAIIDKLFLDTLPF is encoded by the exons ATGCCCTGTGTTCAGGCTCAATATGGGTCTTCGCCACAAGGAGCCAGCCCAGCTTCCCAGAGCTACAGTTACCACTCGTCAGGAGAATACAGCTCCGATTTCTTAACTCCAGAGTTTGTCAAGTTTAGCATGGACCTGACCAACACTGAAATCACTGCAACCACTTCTCTCCCCAGCTTCAGTACCTTTATGGACAACTACAATTCAAGCTACGACGTCAAGCCTCCTTGCTTGTACCAAATGCCCATCTCTGGCCAGCAGTCTTCAATAAAAGTTGAAGATATTCAGATGCACAGCTACCAACAGCACAGCCATCTAGCACCCCAGCCCGAGGAGATGATGGCTCATGCGGGCTCAGTCTACTACAAACCTTCATCACCCCCAACTTCCAACACCCCAGGTTTCCCCATCCAGCACAGTCCAATGTGGGATGAACCCGGCGCTTTGCACAGCTTCCACCAGAACTATGTAGCTACCACCCACATGATTGATCAGCGGAAAGGTCCAGTGTCCAGACTTTCCCTGTTCTCTTTCAAGCAGTCTCCACCTGGGACACCCGTGTCTAGTTGTCAAATGAGATTCGACCCTCACCATGTTTCCATGAACCACGAAACGTCGGGAGCCCACCATTTGGTGGACGGACAGACTTTTGCCGTCCCTAACCCTATCAGAAAACAAGCTGGCATGGGCTTCCCTGGACTTCAACTTGGCCATGCGTCCCAACTCATTGACAGCCAGGTCCCCTCACCCCCCTCCAGAGGCTCCCCATCCAACGAGGGGCTTTGTGCGGTCTGTGGAGACAATGCTGCTTGCCAACATTATGGAGTTCGTACTTGTGAAGGGTGCAAAGGTTTTTTCAAG CGCACAGTCCAGAAAAATGCgaaatatgtttgtttagcaaATAAAAACTGTCCAGTTGACAAACGACGTAGAAATAGGTGTCAGTACTGTCGCTTTCAGAAGTGCCTTGCAGTTGGAATGGTCAAAGAAG TCGTTCGCACAGACAGTTTGAAAGGTCGAAGGGGTCGCTTGCCATCCAAGCCCAAGAGCCCCCAGGAGCCGTCGCCCCCTAGCCCACCGGTGAGTCTGATCAGTGCCCTAGTGAGAACCCACGTCGATTCCAACCCGGCAATGAGCAGCCTGGACTATTCCAGG TTTCAAGCCAACCCAGAATTCCAAATCAATGGCGATGACACTCAACATATACAACAGTTTTACGATCTACTGACTGGTTCTATGGAGATAATCAGAGGGTGGGCTGAGAAGATCCCAGGATTCTCCGAGTTGCACAAACAGGATCAGGATCTCCTCTTCGAATCAGCTTTCCTGGAACTATTCGTATTGCGGTTAGCATACAG ATCTAACCCAGCTGAGGGCAAACTCATCTTCTGCAATGGGGCCGTTTTGCACAGGTTACAGTGTGTACGTGGCTTTGGCGAATGGATTGACTCTATTGTTGAATTCTCGTCCAATTTGCAAAGTATGAACATTGACATTTCGGCGTTCTCCTGTATTGCTGCTTTAGCGATGGTCACAG aGAGACATGGATTAAAAGAACCAAAGCGAGTAGAAGAATTGCAGAACAAGATTGTAAACTGCTTAAAGGACCATGTTACATTTAATAATGGGGGATTAAATCGCCCAAACTACCTTTCCAAACTCCTAGGAAAGCTACCTGAACTTCGTACTCTTTGCACCCAGGGCCTCCAACGCATTTTCTATCTAAAGTTGGAAGACTTAGTACCACCGCCTGCCATCATTGACAAACTCTTTTTGGACACATTGcctttttaa
- the NR4A2 gene encoding nuclear receptor subfamily 4 group A member 2 isoform X3, which translates to MDNYNSSYDVKPPCLYQMPISGQQSSIKVEDIQMHSYQQHSHLAPQPEEMMAHAGSVYYKPSSPPTSNTPGFPIQHSPMWDEPGALHSFHQNYVATTHMIDQRKGPVSRLSLFSFKQSPPGTPVSSCQMRFDPHHVSMNHETSGAHHLVDGQTFAVPNPIRKQAGMGFPGLQLGHASQLIDSQVPSPPSRGSPSNEGLCAVCGDNAACQHYGVRTCEGCKGFFKRTVQKNAKYVCLANKNCPVDKRRRNRCQYCRFQKCLAVGMVKEVVRTDSLKGRRGRLPSKPKSPQEPSPPSPPVSLISALVRTHVDSNPAMSSLDYSRFQANPEFQINGDDTQHIQQFYDLLTGSMEIIRGWAEKIPGFSELHKQDQDLLFESAFLELFVLRLAYRSNPAEGKLIFCNGAVLHRLQCVRGFGEWIDSIVEFSSNLQSMNIDISAFSCIAALAMVTERHGLKEPKRVEELQNKIVNCLKDHVTFNNGGLNRPNYLSKLLGKLPELRTLCTQGLQRIFYLKLEDLVPPPAIIDKLFLDTLPF; encoded by the exons ATGGACAACTACAATTCAAGCTACGACGTCAAGCCTCCTTGCTTGTACCAAATGCCCATCTCTGGCCAGCAGTCTTCAATAAAAGTTGAAGATATTCAGATGCACAGCTACCAACAGCACAGCCATCTAGCACCCCAGCCCGAGGAGATGATGGCTCATGCGGGCTCAGTCTACTACAAACCTTCATCACCCCCAACTTCCAACACCCCAGGTTTCCCCATCCAGCACAGTCCAATGTGGGATGAACCCGGCGCTTTGCACAGCTTCCACCAGAACTATGTAGCTACCACCCACATGATTGATCAGCGGAAAGGTCCAGTGTCCAGACTTTCCCTGTTCTCTTTCAAGCAGTCTCCACCTGGGACACCCGTGTCTAGTTGTCAAATGAGATTCGACCCTCACCATGTTTCCATGAACCACGAAACGTCGGGAGCCCACCATTTGGTGGACGGACAGACTTTTGCCGTCCCTAACCCTATCAGAAAACAAGCTGGCATGGGCTTCCCTGGACTTCAACTTGGCCATGCGTCCCAACTCATTGACAGCCAGGTCCCCTCACCCCCCTCCAGAGGCTCCCCATCCAACGAGGGGCTTTGTGCGGTCTGTGGAGACAATGCTGCTTGCCAACATTATGGAGTTCGTACTTGTGAAGGGTGCAAAGGTTTTTTCAAG CGCACAGTCCAGAAAAATGCgaaatatgtttgtttagcaaATAAAAACTGTCCAGTTGACAAACGACGTAGAAATAGGTGTCAGTACTGTCGCTTTCAGAAGTGCCTTGCAGTTGGAATGGTCAAAGAAG TCGTTCGCACAGACAGTTTGAAAGGTCGAAGGGGTCGCTTGCCATCCAAGCCCAAGAGCCCCCAGGAGCCGTCGCCCCCTAGCCCACCGGTGAGTCTGATCAGTGCCCTAGTGAGAACCCACGTCGATTCCAACCCGGCAATGAGCAGCCTGGACTATTCCAGG TTTCAAGCCAACCCAGAATTCCAAATCAATGGCGATGACACTCAACATATACAACAGTTTTACGATCTACTGACTGGTTCTATGGAGATAATCAGAGGGTGGGCTGAGAAGATCCCAGGATTCTCCGAGTTGCACAAACAGGATCAGGATCTCCTCTTCGAATCAGCTTTCCTGGAACTATTCGTATTGCGGTTAGCATACAG ATCTAACCCAGCTGAGGGCAAACTCATCTTCTGCAATGGGGCCGTTTTGCACAGGTTACAGTGTGTACGTGGCTTTGGCGAATGGATTGACTCTATTGTTGAATTCTCGTCCAATTTGCAAAGTATGAACATTGACATTTCGGCGTTCTCCTGTATTGCTGCTTTAGCGATGGTCACAG aGAGACATGGATTAAAAGAACCAAAGCGAGTAGAAGAATTGCAGAACAAGATTGTAAACTGCTTAAAGGACCATGTTACATTTAATAATGGGGGATTAAATCGCCCAAACTACCTTTCCAAACTCCTAGGAAAGCTACCTGAACTTCGTACTCTTTGCACCCAGGGCCTCCAACGCATTTTCTATCTAAAGTTGGAAGACTTAGTACCACCGCCTGCCATCATTGACAAACTCTTTTTGGACACATTGcctttttaa